One window of the Candidatus Chryseobacterium colombiense genome contains the following:
- a CDS encoding nucleoside-diphosphate sugar epimerase/dehydratase gives MKKLLDAFRVLYDGDNILKITKLRYVPRWLVIVIDVLIVLFSIVLSSLFLEKLHVRDSFPEYTFQKISVVLFINVLFMFVFKTYAGIIRHSTFFDFFKIMFSSGSTLVSLLVINYFSETMFGKAPYLYPNLFLYFFISVSAMFFFRMVTKQFFNMLIDYKGFSYKVKVAVIGVGDASVSVARAIMHNPSYPYRLYGFLTKRSDSNRAMLLGHKIYNQEYFFKNENLIRKFDAVLIIKEIMTKQELEEWMTLALDNGLKVLKAPSLSKMRDSDLVGGIRQLQIEDLLNRRPIKIENEEVKKRHFNKNVLVTGGAGSIGSEIVRQVAQFSPSLIVVLDQAESPLYELELELLEKFPNQNFKFVLADISNKYRLEKIFKDHQFSMVYHAAAYKHVPIIEDNPHEAIFVNVLGTKNVALLSKEYKVNRFVMVSTDKAVNPTNVMGASKRAAELFVQSLQNSEDNTTKFITTRFGNVLGSNGSVIPHFKKQIEKGGPITITHPDIIRYFMTIPEACELVLQAGTMGNGGEIYVFDMGEPVKILDLAKRMIKLSGYTPDLDIKISFIGLRPGEKLYEELLSDNATTVSTHHEKIMISKDPSISFEKINLLCLQIIKSAVKRDRLEVVRILKVIVPEFISNNSEFEILDAKNEEFIIP, from the coding sequence ATGAAAAAGCTGCTTGATGCTTTTAGGGTACTGTACGATGGGGATAACATATTGAAGATTACCAAGTTGAGATATGTCCCTCGTTGGTTAGTTATTGTCATAGATGTTCTTATTGTACTGTTTTCTATAGTGCTTTCTTCTCTGTTTTTAGAGAAGCTCCATGTAAGAGACAGTTTTCCAGAATATACATTTCAAAAAATAAGTGTAGTACTTTTTATTAATGTACTGTTTATGTTTGTATTTAAAACGTATGCGGGTATTATAAGGCATTCAACTTTTTTTGATTTCTTTAAGATTATGTTTTCCTCTGGAAGCACTTTAGTTTCTCTATTGGTTATTAATTATTTTTCAGAAACAATGTTTGGAAAAGCTCCTTATCTTTATCCTAATCTGTTTCTCTACTTTTTTATTTCTGTTTCTGCGATGTTCTTTTTTAGAATGGTAACAAAACAGTTTTTCAATATGTTGATTGATTATAAAGGGTTTTCATATAAAGTAAAGGTTGCTGTTATAGGAGTGGGGGATGCATCGGTTTCGGTAGCGAGAGCTATTATGCATAATCCTAGCTATCCTTACAGATTATATGGTTTTCTGACAAAGCGCTCAGATTCCAACCGTGCAATGTTATTAGGGCATAAAATCTATAATCAGGAGTATTTTTTTAAAAACGAAAATTTAATCAGAAAGTTTGATGCGGTATTGATTATTAAGGAAATCATGACCAAGCAGGAACTTGAAGAATGGATGACTTTAGCATTGGATAATGGTTTAAAAGTTTTGAAAGCACCTTCATTGAGTAAAATGAGAGATTCTGATTTAGTAGGTGGGATACGTCAGCTTCAGATTGAAGACTTGCTAAACCGTAGACCTATCAAAATTGAAAATGAAGAAGTGAAAAAAAGGCATTTTAACAAAAATGTTTTAGTAACAGGTGGGGCGGGATCTATCGGAAGCGAGATTGTACGACAAGTAGCTCAATTTAGTCCTTCTTTAATTGTAGTTCTTGATCAGGCTGAATCTCCTTTGTATGAACTTGAATTAGAATTGCTGGAGAAATTCCCGAATCAGAACTTTAAATTTGTACTGGCGGATATTTCAAATAAATATAGACTAGAAAAAATATTTAAAGACCATCAGTTTTCAATGGTCTATCATGCTGCGGCTTACAAGCATGTACCCATAATAGAGGATAACCCTCACGAAGCAATTTTTGTTAATGTATTAGGAACTAAAAATGTTGCTTTACTTTCCAAAGAATATAAAGTCAATCGTTTTGTAATGGTTTCTACAGATAAAGCGGTGAATCCTACAAATGTGATGGGGGCATCAAAAAGAGCAGCAGAACTTTTTGTACAGTCTCTACAAAATTCTGAAGATAATACCACTAAGTTTATTACAACACGTTTTGGAAATGTACTGGGATCAAATGGTTCGGTAATTCCTCATTTTAAAAAACAGATTGAAAAAGGAGGTCCAATTACGATTACCCATCCTGATATTATTCGTTACTTTATGACAATTCCTGAAGCATGTGAATTGGTATTACAGGCTGGTACAATGGGTAATGGAGGTGAAATCTATGTTTTTGATATGGGTGAACCTGTTAAAATTTTAGATCTGGCAAAAAGAATGATAAAACTGTCGGGATATACTCCTGATTTGGATATTAAGATTAGCTTTATAGGTTTAAGACCAGGGGAAAAATTATATGAAGAATTGTTGAGCGATAATGCAACTACAGTTTCTACCCATCACGAAAAAATTATGATTTCTAAAGACCCTAGCATAAGTTTTGAAAAGATTAATTTGCTGTGTTTACAAATTATCAAATCAGCAGTTAAAAGAGATAGATTAGAGGTTGTTAGAATATTGAAAGTCATAGTTCCAGAATTTATAAGCAACAATTCAGAATTTGAAATTTTAGATGCTAAAAATGAAGAATTTATCATTCCATAA
- a CDS encoding putative Ig domain-containing protein translates to MISKLQPLSKMTLAFLMALFSVWTWGQKTYQLVTSTADLVAGSKYLVVSRGTAGAGYALGYQNTNNRPQAAVTVNSSLQITTNVASTSSDQSNPYETTLGGTSGAWTLYDAANSGYLYAASNSSNYLKNQSTSTTWTITIAASGNAATMTSQSGVGNNILRYNNTSGLFSCYNSGQSSVYLYKEVPAVAPIVTGSNQTGNVGSAFSYQIQATNSPSSYAVASGSNLPGGLSLNTTSGLISGTPTTAGTFATDITATNGAGTSIPATINFTIAKGTQILTGFVDQSKYLSNTPFTFPANTTNANLAVTYVSSNPSVATVSGNTITITGVGTSNITATQAGDNNWNAFSQQIVLTVTNDPVTYNGVGRFEKITSLADLADGYYVVVGDGTNAMNTTVASNKLQATTVSVVGNQIANPATSIVWKVQTDAGNIKTIFNETANRYVSNSGTGNADLSLVASVSGNGQKWGVSLVSSLFRLTSQADITRALIYNGAIFGKYATSNVDGFAYFDLELYKMVESTTWNGSAWSNGNPGNKDVIITGVYSTTSQPAFTAKNITIKNGGVLEITSGNTIGAASVTVENGGNFIQRDGSTLTNTGAFNVLKNTTSAANKYVFWASPTVSQNMYGIHTSTPQYVMTYDSATDFYTTLSNPTASTPGVGYSVKMPSANAIATFGGATAQPNNGNIAVTLNNTSTNKYNLIGNPYPSNLDLNAFYNANSSSVNSTFWFWDNTSNNVTTQTGNTTTNVGYATYNAAGSGTWTEAPSSLASHSGSSAAVGQGFIVEATGTTATFTNAMRISTTGNTFNKLNGNDTGKYWLKLATPYGSYTSLAVNYEAGAQNTFDKFDSRAMGIGSDAFYSTVGTEKLVIQGKAPFTIDDVVPLGNKHFEAGNFVISLTQKEGIFNNGQAIYLHDKELGIYTNLQNGNYSFSANTGEFTNRFEIVYKFGALATQEIEKTTLEVYKDGEDFVARNSKNIEKIEIFDASGRKIVELKPNASFAKFKLEIKGMYILRAISGGKEYTKKLIK, encoded by the coding sequence ATGATTTCAAAATTACAACCTCTGTCAAAGATGACTTTAGCATTTTTGATGGCGCTCTTTTCGGTTTGGACGTGGGGGCAGAAAACTTATCAATTGGTAACAAGTACGGCTGACTTAGTTGCTGGAAGTAAATACTTAGTAGTAAGTAGAGGAACAGCTGGAGCAGGTTATGCATTGGGGTATCAAAATACAAACAATAGACCCCAAGCTGCAGTTACAGTTAATTCATCATTGCAAATAACAACTAATGTTGCTTCAACATCTTCAGATCAAAGTAATCCTTATGAAACTACACTTGGTGGAACGTCTGGAGCTTGGACGCTTTATGATGCGGCAAATTCAGGATATTTATATGCGGCAAGTAATAGTAGTAATTATTTGAAGAATCAATCTACGTCTACAACTTGGACAATAACAATTGCAGCTAGTGGTAATGCTGCAACAATGACTAGCCAATCTGGCGTTGGTAATAATATTTTAAGATATAATAATACTAGTGGCTTATTTTCTTGTTACAACTCAGGGCAATCTTCTGTATACTTATATAAAGAAGTTCCTGCTGTTGCTCCTATTGTAACAGGGAGTAATCAAACTGGAAACGTAGGTTCTGCGTTTTCTTATCAAATACAGGCAACAAATTCGCCAAGTTCTTATGCCGTAGCTAGCGGAAGCAATTTACCTGGAGGGCTTTCATTGAATACAACTAGCGGGCTTATTTCTGGGACACCTACAACGGCAGGTACTTTTGCAACAGATATTACAGCTACAAATGGAGCAGGAACTTCTATACCTGCCACAATTAACTTTACAATTGCTAAAGGAACACAAATATTAACAGGTTTTGTAGATCAATCAAAATATTTGAGTAATACTCCTTTTACATTCCCGGCAAATACAACAAATGCCAATTTGGCTGTAACTTATGTAAGTTCGAATCCTTCAGTGGCAACGGTTTCAGGAAATACAATCACAATTACAGGCGTAGGAACATCAAATATTACAGCTACTCAAGCTGGTGATAATAATTGGAATGCCTTCAGTCAACAAATTGTTTTAACGGTCACCAATGATCCAGTAACTTATAATGGAGTGGGAAGATTTGAGAAAATTACTTCCTTAGCAGATTTAGCAGATGGCTATTATGTAGTTGTAGGCGACGGAACAAATGCTATGAATACAACAGTTGCAAGTAACAAGTTGCAGGCGACTACAGTTAGTGTTGTAGGTAATCAAATTGCCAATCCAGCAACGTCTATTGTTTGGAAGGTACAAACTGATGCAGGAAATATTAAAACAATTTTTAATGAAACAGCAAATAGATATGTTTCCAATTCAGGTACTGGTAATGCAGATTTATCATTAGTTGCTTCAGTATCTGGGAATGGACAAAAATGGGGAGTAAGTTTGGTTTCGAGCTTATTTAGATTAACAAGTCAAGCGGATATAACTAGAGCTTTGATTTACAATGGTGCCATATTTGGAAAATATGCTACAAGCAATGTTGATGGATTCGCTTATTTTGATTTAGAGCTTTACAAAATGGTTGAATCTACAACTTGGAATGGCTCTGCATGGTCAAATGGAAATCCAGGAAATAAAGATGTTATTATTACAGGGGTATATTCAACAACTTCACAACCGGCTTTCACTGCTAAAAATATTACTATTAAAAATGGGGGTGTCTTGGAAATTACTTCTGGGAATACTATTGGTGCAGCTTCAGTTACGGTAGAAAACGGAGGAAACTTTATTCAAAGAGATGGTTCTACTTTAACTAATACAGGAGCTTTTAATGTATTGAAAAACACTACAAGTGCAGCTAACAAATATGTATTCTGGGCGTCGCCAACGGTTTCTCAAAATATGTATGGAATTCATACATCTACACCTCAGTATGTAATGACTTATGATAGTGCAACAGATTTTTACACAACTTTGAGTAATCCTACAGCTTCTACACCTGGAGTAGGTTATTCAGTGAAAATGCCTTCAGCAAATGCTATAGCTACTTTTGGAGGTGCTACTGCACAACCAAATAATGGAAATATAGCTGTTACATTAAATAATACATCCACAAACAAATATAATTTGATTGGAAATCCATATCCGTCGAATCTTGACCTGAATGCATTTTATAATGCAAACTCTTCTTCTGTGAATTCTACATTCTGGTTCTGGGATAATACAAGCAATAATGTAACCACACAAACAGGAAATACAACAACCAATGTAGGATATGCTACATATAATGCGGCAGGATCTGGTACCTGGACAGAAGCTCCGTCTTCTTTAGCATCACATTCAGGAAGTTCGGCAGCAGTAGGACAAGGTTTTATTGTTGAAGCAACAGGAACTACAGCAACATTTACCAACGCAATGAGAATTTCCACTACAGGAAATACATTTAATAAATTAAATGGTAATGATACAGGTAAGTATTGGTTAAAATTGGCAACACCTTATGGAAGTTATACTTCTTTGGCTGTTAATTATGAGGCAGGAGCACAGAATACATTTGATAAGTTTGATTCAAGAGCCATGGGAATCGGATCAGATGCTTTTTATAGTACTGTGGGTACTGAAAAACTGGTAATTCAAGGAAAAGCACCATTTACCATTGATGATGTTGTGCCATTAGGAAATAAACATTTTGAGGCGGGTAACTTTGTGATTTCACTGACTCAAAAAGAAGGTATTTTCAATAACGGGCAGGCAATTTATCTTCATGATAAAGAATTAGGTATTTATACCAATCTTCAAAACGGAAATTATAGTTTCTCAGCTAACACAGGTGAATTTACGAACAGATTCGAAATTGTATACAAATTTGGAGCTTTAGCAACACAGGAAATTGAAAAAACAACTCTTGAAGTATATAAAGATGGAGAAGACTTCGTAGCAAGAAACTCTAAAAACATTGAGAAAATAGAAATATTTGATGCTTCAGGTAGAAAAATAGTAGAATTAAAACCTAACGCGAGTTTTGCTAAATTCAAATTAGAAATAAAAGGAATGTATATTTTGAGAGCAATATCGGGAGGTAAAGAGTATACAAAAAAACTAATTAAATAA
- a CDS encoding regulatory protein RecX → MEKKSFTFDEIKLKMVNYCVYQDRCHAEVEQKMKEFLLIDEAKEEILLYLMKENYLNEERFTRSYIRGKFYIKHWGRNKIKLNLKQKQISEKLINFCFDEIDEMDYEATLRKIYEDYYSKQKGLKEFHKKSKTIKYLLSRGFEYDEILHFIDT, encoded by the coding sequence ATGGAAAAGAAATCTTTTACTTTTGATGAAATTAAGCTGAAAATGGTAAACTACTGTGTTTATCAGGACCGCTGCCATGCAGAAGTGGAGCAAAAAATGAAGGAATTTCTTTTAATTGATGAAGCTAAAGAAGAAATATTGCTTTATCTGATGAAAGAAAATTATTTAAATGAAGAAAGATTTACACGAAGTTATATCCGTGGAAAATTTTACATCAAACATTGGGGCAGGAATAAAATTAAGCTGAATCTCAAGCAGAAACAGATTTCTGAAAAACTCATTAATTTCTGTTTTGACGAAATTGATGAAATGGATTATGAAGCAACTCTTCGAAAAATATATGAAGATTACTACAGTAAACAAAAAGGATTGAAAGAATTTCATAAAAAATCAAAAACCATTAAATATCTTTTAAGTAGAGGGTTTGAATATGATGAAATTTTACATTTTATTGATACTTAA
- a CDS encoding serine hydroxymethyltransferase: MDIIFDLIEKERQRQTHGIEMIASENFVSENVMKAMGSVLTNKYAEGYPGKRYYGGCEVVDEVETLAINRAKELFGVDYVNVQPHSGSQANAAIYLAVLKPGDKIMGMDLSMGGHLTHGSSVNFSGIQYDVVSYGVQKETGLIDYDQMREVALREKPKMLIAGFSAYSRDLDYAKFREVADEIGATLWADIAHPAGLVAKGLLNNPFEHCHVVTTTTHKTLRGPRGGMIMMGKDFENTYGHKTPKGEIKMMSQVLDGAVFPGIQGGPLEHVIAGKAVAFGEALDDQFLTYAKQVQSNAQALAKAMIDRGFDIVSGGTDNHLMLVDLRNKNVNGKETEKALVLADITCNKNMVPFDDKSPFTTSGIRLGTAAITTRGLKENDMDTIAGLISEVVDNIKNEEVITSVRKKVNELMEGKALFNY, from the coding sequence ATGGACATAATTTTCGACCTGATTGAAAAAGAAAGACAAAGACAAACCCATGGAATTGAGATGATTGCATCTGAGAATTTCGTTTCTGAGAACGTCATGAAAGCAATGGGAAGTGTGTTGACAAACAAATATGCTGAAGGGTATCCCGGTAAAAGATATTACGGAGGTTGTGAAGTAGTAGATGAGGTTGAAACTTTAGCGATCAACAGAGCTAAAGAGCTTTTCGGAGTAGATTATGTAAATGTTCAGCCACATTCCGGTTCTCAGGCAAATGCGGCAATTTATCTGGCAGTTTTGAAACCTGGAGATAAAATCATGGGAATGGATCTTTCAATGGGAGGTCACCTTACTCACGGTTCTTCGGTTAATTTTTCAGGAATTCAGTATGATGTAGTGTCTTACGGAGTTCAAAAAGAAACAGGTCTTATCGATTACGATCAGATGAGAGAAGTGGCGTTGAGAGAAAAACCAAAAATGCTTATTGCTGGATTCTCTGCGTATTCAAGAGATCTGGATTATGCTAAATTCAGAGAGGTTGCGGATGAGATCGGAGCTACACTTTGGGCAGATATTGCGCATCCTGCAGGTTTGGTTGCAAAAGGACTTTTAAATAATCCGTTCGAGCACTGTCATGTTGTTACGACTACAACTCACAAAACTTTAAGAGGTCCAAGAGGAGGAATGATTATGATGGGCAAAGATTTCGAAAATACTTATGGTCACAAAACACCAAAAGGAGAGATTAAGATGATGAGCCAGGTTCTTGACGGAGCTGTTTTTCCAGGAATTCAAGGTGGTCCATTAGAGCATGTGATTGCAGGTAAAGCGGTTGCTTTCGGCGAGGCTTTGGATGATCAGTTCTTAACGTATGCAAAGCAGGTTCAGTCTAATGCTCAGGCTTTGGCTAAAGCAATGATCGACAGAGGATTTGATATTGTAAGTGGAGGAACAGACAATCACTTAATGCTTGTTGATCTTAGAAATAAAAATGTAAACGGTAAGGAAACTGAAAAAGCTTTGGTTCTTGCTGATATAACTTGTAACAAAAATATGGTTCCGTTTGATGATAAGTCGCCATTTACCACTTCCGGTATCAGATTGGGAACTGCGGCGATCACGACCAGAGGATTAAAAGAAAACGATATGGATACTATTGCAGGATTAATTTCTGAAGTGGTTGACAACATCAAAAATGAAGAAGTGATTACTTCTGTAAGAAAGAAAGTTAATGAATTGATGGAAGGTAAAGCATTATTCAATTATTAA
- a CDS encoding arsenate reductase ArsC, with product MKKKILVLCTGNSCRSQIAEGYLRYFAQGKAEIYSAGIETHGVNPKAVATMKEDGIDISHHTSNHIEEYKDINFDFVITVCDHAKENCPYFPTRALKFHHNFQDPAKATGISAEIDQQFRNVREEIKKYCENFIKENIY from the coding sequence ATGAAAAAGAAAATATTGGTACTTTGTACCGGGAACAGCTGCAGAAGTCAGATTGCAGAGGGATATTTGAGATATTTTGCCCAGGGAAAAGCTGAAATTTACAGCGCCGGAATAGAAACTCATGGCGTAAATCCCAAAGCTGTTGCTACTATGAAAGAAGATGGAATTGATATTTCCCATCACACTTCTAACCATATTGAGGAATATAAGGATATTAATTTTGATTTCGTCATTACGGTTTGTGATCATGCAAAAGAAAATTGCCCATACTTTCCAACTAGAGCTTTAAAATTCCATCATAATTTTCAGGATCCGGCTAAAGCTACAGGAATATCTGCAGAGATTGATCAGCAATTTAGAAATGTTCGTGAAGAAATAAAGAAATATTGCGAGAATTTCATTAAAGAAAACATTTATTAA
- a CDS encoding DUF6428 family protein, producing the protein MTLEQIKEILPTLDNVEFKLENGQVVPEHFHVTEIGMVTKNFIDCGGTIRKEEKVNFQLWNADDYEHRLKPIKLLQIIHLSEEKLGIGNFEIEVEYQAETIGKYDLDFNGRHFILKNKTTACLAEDACGIPPQKQKINLSELSGNKKNSCSPNSGCC; encoded by the coding sequence ATGACACTAGAACAAATCAAAGAAATACTTCCGACATTGGATAATGTGGAGTTTAAGCTTGAAAACGGACAGGTTGTTCCGGAGCATTTTCATGTAACAGAAATCGGAATGGTTACTAAAAACTTTATTGACTGTGGCGGAACGATCAGAAAGGAAGAAAAAGTGAATTTTCAACTTTGGAATGCCGATGATTATGAACACCGTTTAAAGCCGATAAAATTACTTCAGATTATTCATCTTTCTGAAGAAAAATTAGGGATAGGTAATTTTGAAATTGAAGTGGAATATCAGGCTGAAACGATCGGTAAGTATGATCTTGATTTTAATGGAAGACATTTTATTCTCAAAAATAAAACTACGGCATGTCTTGCTGAAGATGCATGCGGAATTCCTCCGCAAAAACAAAAAATAAATTTGAGTGAATTGTCCGGAAATAAAAAAAACTCTTGTTCGCCTAATTCAGGCTGTTGCTAA
- a CDS encoding metalloregulator ArsR/SmtB family transcription factor, whose translation MGATKADFFTEQQNKMAAIAKALGHPARIAIIEYLLKVNECICGDIVNELPLAQPTVSQHLKELKNAGLIKGNIDGKSICYCIDEKAFEVLNVFFSKVISSVKKQNCC comes from the coding sequence ATGGGAGCGACCAAAGCCGATTTTTTTACCGAACAGCAAAATAAAATGGCAGCAATAGCGAAAGCATTGGGACATCCCGCACGGATTGCCATCATTGAATATTTATTAAAAGTAAATGAATGTATCTGCGGAGATATTGTAAATGAACTTCCATTGGCACAGCCAACTGTTTCTCAACATCTGAAAGAATTGAAAAATGCAGGATTGATTAAAGGAAATATTGATGGAAAATCAATTTGTTACTGTATTGATGAAAAGGCATTTGAAGTTTTGAATGTATTTTTTTCTAAGGTAATCTCTTCCGTAAAAAAACAGAATTGCTGTTAA
- a CDS encoding NAD(P)/FAD-dependent oxidoreductase produces the protein METKFDVIIIGGSYAGLSAAMTLGRSLRNVLIIDSGKPCNRQTPHSHNFITQDGKTPKEISDLAKEQVSKYETVKFQDGVVVKISKNGEKFQVEIEKGEIFYAKKLILASGVKDVMPSIKGFAECWGISVIHCPYCHGYEVKGKATGIMANGDLAFDFTKLVYNLTKEVTLFTNGKSALTEEQLEKFNQNKIDIVEDKVIEVVHRNGQIQKVILKSGKEIPLEVLYAKIPFEQNIKTDDLGIELNEQGFIKVDGMQKTSISGIFAYGDNVTMMRSVANAVAQGNFAGAVVNKELSEEEF, from the coding sequence ATGGAAACTAAATTTGATGTCATCATTATAGGAGGAAGCTATGCAGGATTATCTGCCGCAATGACTTTGGGAAGATCTTTACGAAACGTTTTAATTATAGACAGCGGAAAACCTTGTAACCGACAAACTCCACATTCGCATAATTTTATTACGCAGGATGGGAAAACTCCGAAAGAAATTTCTGATCTGGCTAAAGAGCAGGTTTCTAAATATGAAACGGTAAAATTTCAAGATGGAGTAGTGGTTAAAATTTCAAAGAATGGCGAAAAATTTCAAGTTGAAATAGAAAAGGGTGAAATATTTTATGCTAAAAAATTAATTCTTGCGTCAGGTGTAAAAGATGTAATGCCTTCCATTAAAGGATTTGCAGAATGTTGGGGGATTTCCGTGATTCATTGTCCATATTGTCACGGATATGAAGTAAAAGGAAAAGCTACCGGAATTATGGCAAATGGTGATCTGGCTTTTGATTTTACCAAGCTTGTTTATAATTTAACGAAAGAGGTGACTTTATTTACAAATGGAAAATCGGCTTTAACTGAAGAGCAGCTTGAAAAATTCAATCAGAATAAGATCGACATAGTTGAGGATAAGGTTATAGAAGTTGTGCACAGAAACGGACAAATACAAAAAGTGATTCTTAAAAGCGGAAAAGAGATTCCTTTGGAAGTCTTATATGCAAAAATCCCTTTCGAACAGAATATCAAGACTGATGATTTAGGAATTGAATTGAATGAACAGGGATTTATCAAAGTTGATGGAATGCAGAAGACCAGTATTTCTGGAATTTTTGCCTACGGAGATAATGTTACAATGATGAGATCGGTTGCCAATGCCGTTGCACAGGGAAACTTTGCAGGTGCTGTTGTGAATAAAGAACTGTCGGAAGAAGAATTTTAA
- a CDS encoding transcriptional repressor produces MAKRNTITKQLILDSLKNSKSAVSQEILQKELGEAVDRATIYRVLNSFCEDGIVHKILGDDGKFYFAFCVNCSEKKHQHNHFHFKCLTCGKIECLPNEVDVKLPQGYQSATFNGFISGYCKNCS; encoded by the coding sequence ATGGCAAAACGAAATACCATCACAAAACAGTTGATTCTGGACTCTTTAAAGAACTCAAAATCTGCTGTAAGTCAGGAAATTTTACAGAAAGAACTGGGAGAAGCCGTAGATCGTGCAACGATTTACAGAGTTTTGAATAGTTTTTGTGAAGACGGAATTGTTCACAAAATCTTAGGAGATGACGGAAAATTTTATTTTGCGTTTTGTGTAAATTGTTCGGAGAAAAAACATCAGCACAATCATTTTCATTTCAAATGCTTAACCTGCGGAAAAATCGAATGCCTGCCAAACGAAGTTGATGTAAAACTTCCGCAAGGTTATCAGTCTGCTACTTTCAATGGATTTATTTCAGGATATTGTAAAAATTGCTCTTGA